A window of Thermoproteus sp. genomic DNA:
GACGTCTCCGTCTTGGTAAGTGAACTCGATGTCGGGATGGTCCTTGACGTAATCCTTAAGGGCCTTGTGGAGCAACGTCCTGAGGGGAAAGGTGTGGACTGCCTTCCAGCAGAGGCCGGCGCTTTTAAAGGTGCTGTAGAGGTAGGGCCCCGCAACGGTCTTCCCGTAGCCCGTGGGGAGCTCCAGCACTATCTTGTCGCGGCCTTCCTGAATTAGGTCTAACGCCTTCTTTATCGCGGCCCTCATATTTTGCTCAACAGTGCGCCCAAGGCCTCCCGCTCCTTTTCGCTCAACCTCTCAGTCTGGGTCATGTTGCGGACAATTGCGTATAGGTCGCCTCGATCCTCTACCTGTAAATATCTCATGAGCGCAGAGGCTACGTAGGATGTATATCCCGACCTGATCTCAACCAAATCCACGTAGAACTTAGCGAACTGCTTGGCTCTGCATAAGGGCCCCGCAGAGAGGGGAGTCGAAGTGTAGTACTTCCCGCTTATTACTATAAGTCTCGACGAGACGTTGCAGTCGGGAAGTTGCAGGGCCAGTAACGAATTGGCCAAAATAAACAGTTCGGTGAAGCCCTCCACGTTCCGCGCCAGCCTGAAGAACCTCCTGTTGACTTCCGACATGTGGAACCTGCTTGCCACATAGCTGGGCGGTATATCCACGACCATCACGTACCTCACGTCGCCTATAGTCACGGCCATAAGCGCGTCGGCCGCCCTCGCCAGCTTCTGGAAGGCCTTCACCGTTTTAAACATCTTAGAAGTTGCATACCTATAGGGGTGGTCAGAGGACTTCAGATATTCCTTCATTTCTATCAGTTCTTCCACATTTGCCTTTGGATTAGCTTTCGAAGAGAGCCTAACATCACAAGAATTAAAATCATCAATGCTGAGGGGTCTTGGGATGGCCCTGCCCCGCTTCTTATATTGTCCTAAGTAGTTATTATAATCTCTTACAAGCTTATCCAAATTTACATTAAACAAGTCTTGACCACTTGTTAGTATTGAAACAGCATTAGCCTTGTAAAAGAATATATAGTCCAAAAATCTATCAACGTTACTTATATCGATGCAGATACCCGATTTGCCGGAGATTTGCTTACGGCGCGGCATGCTCAGGCACCATGGCGGAGAGCTCCAACCCATCGGCGATGATTTGGACTGGCACCCACCCATCCACTGGCTCTACTAACATGTCCTCAATAGGATTAGGTAGGCAGTATTTTCTCGGAGTGCTGAACAGTGGGTTCTCCACCGGCCTATCGAACATATATGTCTCAATACAATTAATAACATTACGAGCGGCATCGCGTGGGAAGTAAAAACGCGTCTTGATCGCGCCGTCTCTTATCCTTTGCACGTTCTCTACTTCGAGAGGAGTAACAGCTATCAACGACTCCTTGGGGCCCAACCTGTAAATCATACGTGCAGACTCTGCAACCTTGGGGTCGTCAATTACGTACAGCAGATACCCGCTTTCGGCGAAATAGGTCTCGAGCCGTGTAGCCGGCATCAATAAGACTTGCACTGCAATCCTTGCCACCTCGATAGGGCTGTGTTTTCTTAGTTCTTCAAGGCTGGACTTAATATTGGCATAGTTTTTCAAGTCTTTATACACTTCGTTGATAGAGGCACCCTCAACTAGTCTCGTGGCGGCTTTGAGAGCTTTTATTCTCTGTTTTTTCTGGCTGAGCCAAGTGAAATGCCGCGAGATATTCTCCACTGACTGGTAATGCGGGACGTAGAAAGAGGCGTACCTCACGGCCTCGACCACCTCTTCGCCCACTTCGCGCTCTGTGGGGTGGTACAGCACGGCGGCCAACGCGCCCAGGAGGGTCGATGGAGGAGGGACGGGGACGCCCCTCCCGTGCTCCGCAAAAAACTGCACCGAGGTGTAGGGAGAGTAGAAGTCCACGCGGAGCAGTACGTACTCGGGCGTCTTCCGCGTCACGGACCTACAGCCTCCTCAACACCTCGGCCTTCACCGCGTCGATGAGCTCCTCCAGAGTGTCGACCTTAGTAACGCTGGGCTCATTCTGCGACTGCTTGCCGGCTTGAGGTCTCCTCCCACAGCTAGTTATGCCCTCTCTATCGAAACAGAAGAAGGACACGTTGCCTAGGTACTTAGCGGCTCTCTTCACGTTGAAGTCGACGTAGTCCTCAAACCTAGGCGGAGACACCACGAACTGCTTGTCGGAGACCGAGGCGATGCCCCCCAGCGGCTCCAATATCGGGTTGTATCTGGCCTTCTTGGCGCCGAACAGCAAGCCGCCGTAGAGCAACTTCAAGGCGTCGAAGGCGAGCTGTACCCTCTCCTTCCTGTCCTGGACGTAGCTTCCGTCGGACAGCCTCCCTATCCTGTCGACGTCGATGGCGACCCCCTGGATGTAGACCGCAGTCCCCGCCTCCACCTGGAACGGGCGCTGGGCCTCCGGGTCTTGTAGGTTGTACCTCACGTGTAGCTGAGGCATCACGACCCCCCTCACAGACGTGCCGTCGGGCACCAAGTAGCTGAACATGACTGGGGACGTGCGCCTGATCATCACGCCCCTCTGCTGGCCCCCCTCTTTGGCCACCATAAAGCCCGTCAGGTCCTCGACCACGCAGGTCTTCACCCTATCGTCGTACTGCAGGCTCGCGTCGTCGGCGCGCTTGAAGAAGCCCCCTATCTTCTCGTAGTTTTTAGCCTGGTCGCTGACTGGGAGCTTCCTCTCGAGTGCGAGCTGGACCAACGCGGCCATATAGCCATACGCGACGGACTGGCCGGACACCGCAGGGGCCATGGTGATCTTGTACTCCTTGATGGAGCCGTCGTCCCCCCTCCTCACGAGTATTATAGGCGCAAGCCTGTGCCTCGCGTAGTTCCCCACAGACTCGGCCATGTTAAGCGCCTCGACCTCGGCCCTAAACCGGAGGCCAAACGAGACGAACATAGCCCTAGCTACCGCCCGACTTTTCCGCCTCGGCGCTCATGGCCTTGGCCAGCGCCTTCAAGGCCAGCTCCTTGGCGAAGTAGGGCCTCCTCTCGATAATCCTCAAGGCCTGCTCCACGGCGGCCTCCAAGTTCTGCACGGGCCTTCCGGAAGTCGAGTAGTACCTCAATGCGGAGTAAAGCGCTTCGCGCGCCAGCCTCATGTAGAACTCGTCGTTGTCCTCAACTCTGCTCAATAGGTCGAGCGGGCCGTACACCCTATCCCTAGCCAGCTGGGCGAGCAAGTCCACAAGCGATTCGTAACCTTTCTGTAGTTCGGACTGTCGCTCCATAGGTATAGGTTCGACATACTATATAAGTATTCGGAGCCGCAGAAATATAGGAGAAATTTGTAAGCATATGCAAAACAGAGGCTTAGACCCCTAGAAACTCCACGACACCGCGCAAAACCACATCGCCGACGACCCTTCGGCCCAACCCATTAGGACGTTAGCATATCGCTCTCGCGACTTTCTTCAGTCCTCTTCCTGAGATTCGCTGAAGGCCAAGAGCAATGTCCTCTTCCTCGTCGACAAGTCCTTTCAATCCTCTTCTTGAGATTCATGAGGAACACCGTCCCCTTCTGGCGGGAGGGGAACGCGGTCGTCCTTTCAATCCTCTTCTTGAGATTCAGCAAGCCCGCAACTTCTACTGTTGGGCGCAGACGATACCGATTTCAATCCTCTTCTTGAGATTCCGACCCCGACGTCCTTTCGGTGTACAGGCGAATCGGCCGTCTCCTCTTTCAATCCTCTTCTTGAGATTCATAGAAAGGTGGCAATGGCTTGTCACTCCGACAAGGTTCATCCACTTTCAATCCTCTTCTTGAGATTCTCGTCTGGATCTCTGACTGGTATTGCGTACGCAAACGTCTCGTGTGGCGCCGGTAGGTCTTTCAATCCTCTTCTTGAGATTCGCGACGCGATGGAGAAGATAGGCAACGACGAGACGCTATATCCAGCTTTCAATCCTCTTCTTGAGATTCCCAGCTCGAAGAACTTGTTTCCCTCCACCCCCTCGGCGGGGGAAGGCTTTCAATCCTCTTCTTGAGATTCGGTTGCAAGTACCTGTTCGTATCGGCTGGAAACAGCAATGATCTTTCAATCCTCTTCTTGAGATTCGGCCGTAGTGACGTGGACGCACTCATATACCCTGCGTAGTAGGCTTTCAATCCTCTTCTTGAGATTCTAGAGGGGGCCACGGCGGGCGGGGGCACCGCCCCCATGAACTTTCAATCCTCTTCTTGAGATTCGAGACCCGTCTCTTCTGACGCCGAATTCTTCGCCGAATGTTTGAAGACTTTCAATCCTCTTCTTGAGATTCAGGGCGAAGCTCAAGGGCATGACTACGCTGACTAGAGACGTTGTCTTTCAATCCTCTTCTTGAGATTCGTCGCCAGGTACCACGCCGTCGAGACGAAGCCGTAAATTACTTTCAATCCTCTTCTTGAGATTCATGGATAATCTACGCCCTCGTGGCGATAGTCTTCTTGGTGTTCTTTCAATCCTCTTCTTGAGATTCCCGTATTGCGGGAGTTCGAAGAAGTAGCTACTTGGGGCTTTTCTTTCAATCCTCTTCTTGAGATTCTCCACTTGGCGCTTCTCGCCTACGGCGCGGCGCTTGTGGTCTATAATACTTTCAATCCTCTTCTTGAGATTCCGAGTAGTACAGCCCCGGATCCATCACGTTGGCGATATTGTCGCTTTCAATCCTCTTCTTGAGATTCGATATACATGTGGCTGAGGCCTTCCCCCTGCCGCAGGGCCGACTTTCAATCCTCTTCTTGAGATTCCAGCCTGGCCAGGTCTAGACTTCTAAATTATCTTAGGAGTTTTCTTTCAATCCTCTTCTTGAGATTCACGTATGTGGAGCATCTGGCGGAGGGAGATGTAGTAATGAGTTACTTTCAATCCTCTTCTTGAGATTCGGCGGAGGAGACGGATGGGCTACCTCGCCGCTCTCAACAACTCTCTTTCAATCCTCTTCTTGAGATTCGGCATATTTGGCCGTAGCGATGAGGAGCGCATGGAGAGAGCCCGCCTTTCAATCCTCTTCTTGAGATTCGTGGCGAAAGTCAAGGAGTTAAGGAAGGTGTTTGGGCAGTAATCTTTCAATCCTCTTCTTGAGATTCCGCCACATCGACGACGTGGACGCTGTCGGCGCTGAGCCAGCTCATGGACTTTCAATCCTCTTCTTGAGATTCGATAGATTTCGTCGATCGGGGTTTTCCGGGGTTCGGGATCTTTGTCTTTCTTTCAATCCTCTTCTTGAGATTCATACGACAACATGTTGAGCGGCACGCCTTCCAACTCCTTTAGGTGCTTTCAATCCTCTTCTTGAGATTCCAAAAATTCAACACCATCTTTGGCGCACAGATCGAAGAGATAACGCTTTCAATCCTCTTCTTGAGATTCTGCCTCAATGAGTGCCGGGAGGTTGAAATTAAGGAGAAGGAGGTAACTTTCAATCCTCTTCTTGAGATTCCGCCGGCAAGACGCTCGACCTGAACTTCACGTCGACAGACGACGTGCTGTGCTTTCAATCCTCTTCTTGAGATTCTGACGTTGCCGTCGACGGCATCGGGCAATCTGGGCCTCGTATACTTTCAATCCTCTTCTTGAGATTCCAGCGGGGTGCTGTCGCAATACGGCATCGCGGGCCCGATGAGGGCTTTCAATCCTCTTCTTGAGATTCTCGAAGATCGCACTCGACATCGACGGCACTCTCGACGGATACGGCCTTTCAATCCTCTTCTTGAGATTCTGAAAGAGGTACACATGCGAGCCGTTGGATTTGCCTATCACGTCTTTCAATCCTCTTCTTGAGATTCCTAAGATGGTCATAGAGCGCAACATGGGCCCCGAGGAGTTCTTACAGTCTTTCAATCCTCTTCTTGAGATTCCGGAGACTGTGAACAGGCCCGACATCGCGGCGACCATGTCGTCCTTTCAATCCTCTTCTTGAGATTCGGCGTCGTGAAGTAGATCGCGGCGGGGCTCGACAGATACCGCCCGTAGTCTTTCAATCCTCTTCTTGAGATTCCAGCGCCGCTGAGGGTGAGGGCATTTGAAGCCCTAACCGAAAGGATAACTTTCAATCCTCTTCTTGAGATTCAGTATTATTATAAACACCGCGAAGGTCAGACCTATCAGCGAGTTTCTTTCAATCCTCTTCTTGAGATTCAGGAGGGGCATTGTGGTGGTGGTCGACGAGGCCCACCACGTCCCTTTCAATCCTCTTCTTGAGATTCGCTTCGCCGATGGAGCTCATCGGGCCGCCATAACTGACCGCTTTCAATCCTCTTCTTGAGATTCGTGCCCGACCCCGAGAGGAAGATACTGCCGCAGATATCGGCTTTCAATCCTCTTCTTGAGATTCGGAACCCCCACAAACACCCCCATCACTCGTCTCTTTGTGGGGTGTCTTTCAATCCTCTTCTTGAGATTCTGGGTCTTCTGGTTGAATGATTTTGCTTGTTTTTAAGTTTTTCTCTGGTGGTTTCTCTCATGCGTCCTGCCGTACTCTTGACAGTCTTTAGTTCGGCCTCGTCTTTTCCTCTAGCGTCGCTGTTTGGCTTCTGAAGGTTGAAGGCGTATTTTTGTCTCTCGGCGTCGGCGCACGCCGTCAATCTGCACGACGTTTTATATGTGGGACATTCGGCATTTATAAACGACATACGCCAATAGGAATTGAAATATAGATACAGGCAAAGAGCAAGTTGCACGACGATTTATAAACGGGATCTCCAGCGTTTAAAAACGCCGAAATCGGCGCGGCCACGTGGACGGCGTCTATCAACGGCCGCTTGCCGTTCGGCAGGGGGTCGGGCGGCTCGACAATAACTCCGACCGTAGCGAGAAGGTTGGTACGGCGTACTGCCGCGGTGTATGTCGGCTCCAAAACCGCACGGCGGCGTTTTATTTTTAGTGTGTTGCGTATTCTACGTGGGCTTGGTGTATGTAGACGCCGTGGTGAAGAACGGCGGAGTTGCGGTGCCGGTCAGGTTGTTGGTGGACTCAAGCGTCGCCTATACGGTTTTGGAGAGGGAGGTGTGGGAGGGGCTTGGCTTGAGGCCGGTGGACGAAGTCGAGCTGGTTCTGGCGGACGGCGCGGTCGTGAGGCGCGGCCTTTCTGAAGCCGTAATAGAGTTGCCCGGCTACGGCGAGAGGCACTCGCCTGTGATACTTGGCGAAAGCGAGGACGAAAGTCTCCTCGGCGTAGTCACCCTAGAGATTTTTGGCTTGGTCCTAGACCCGTTGAGGAGGGAGATCAGGAGGGCGAGGCTTTTGATGAAATGACGGGCGGGCTCTCGGCCGCGCCGTAGTGTCCTACGGGGTCCTATCGCGCCGCTGGCGGGCTTGGGACACGTCGAGCTGGCACGCGGTGTCTGGCCTGTGCACCATCAAGATGCCTCTGGCGTGGAGGCGCCATGTGGAGGGGCGCGGATAGTCGGCGCGATTAACCGCCGCCGGCGCGGACGGCTGTTGCGAAATCCGCCGCTCAAGCCGGGCGGTCGGCGCGGTGGGCCGTAGGGCGTCGGCGCTTGTGTTTTTATATTGGGGGTAGGTCTCGACATGGCGTTGTATTTGGCGCAACATGGGAGGGCCTACAGCGAGGTGGAGGACCCCGAGAGGAGGCTTACTCCTGAGGGGGTTGCGGAGACGGAGAGGGTGGCGAGGCTGTTGGCGGCCTCTGGCGTGAGGCTGTTGGAGGTGGTGCATAGCGGGAGGGCTAGGGCTAGGCAGACCGCCGAGATATTTGCGCGGTTTTTGGGGGGCTCTGTGAGGGAGGCCGACGGGCTTGGCCCCAACGACGACCCCTCCATATGGGCGTCTCGGGCCGGCGGGCTGGCGGGCGACGTGATGTTGGTGGGCCATCTGCCCCACCTCTCTAGGCTCCTGTCGCTCCTTGTGGTGGGCGACGCCTCTAGGGAGGTCCTGCGCTTTAGGTATTCGGGCGTCGTGAAGCTGGAGGCCGCTGGGGGCCGTTGGGAGGTGGTCTGGTACGTGACTCCTGAGGTCGCGCCGTGAGGCTTTCGGCTGATAGGCGGCGGAGGACGGTGCAGGTATTGCCTGAGAGGGAGGAGGACCTCTATTTCGTCTACCTCCTGGTGGATAGGGGGGACCTCGTGAGGGGCTGGACTGTGAGGGACTACAGGCCTGAGGGCGCTAAGGAGA
This region includes:
- the cas5 gene encoding CRISPR-associated protein Cas5, whose protein sequence is MTRKTPEYVLLRVDFYSPYTSVQFFAEHGRGVPVPPPSTLLGALAAVLYHPTEREVGEEVVEAVRYASFYVPHYQSVENISRHFTWLSQKKQRIKALKAATRLVEGASINEVYKDLKNYANIKSSLEELRKHSPIEVARIAVQVLLMPATRLETYFAESGYLLYVIDDPKVAESARMIYRLGPKESLIAVTPLEVENVQRIRDGAIKTRFYFPRDAARNVINCIETYMFDRPVENPLFSTPRKYCLPNPIEDMLVEPVDGWVPVQIIADGLELSAMVPEHAAP
- a CDS encoding DevR family CRISPR-associated autoregulator; the encoded protein is MFVSFGLRFRAEVEALNMAESVGNYARHRLAPIILVRRGDDGSIKEYKITMAPAVSGQSVAYGYMAALVQLALERKLPVSDQAKNYEKIGGFFKRADDASLQYDDRVKTCVVEDLTGFMVAKEGGQQRGVMIRRTSPVMFSYLVPDGTSVRGVVMPQLHVRYNLQDPEAQRPFQVEAGTAVYIQGVAIDVDRIGRLSDGSYVQDRKERVQLAFDALKLLYGGLLFGAKKARYNPILEPLGGIASVSDKQFVVSPPRFEDYVDFNVKRAAKYLGNVSFFCFDREGITSCGRRPQAGKQSQNEPSVTKVDTLEELIDAVKAEVLRRL
- a CDS encoding aspartyl protease encodes the protein MCCVFYVGLVYVDAVVKNGGVAVPVRLLVDSSVAYTVLEREVWEGLGLRPVDEVELVLADGAVVRRGLSEAVIELPGYGERHSPVILGESEDESLLGVVTLEIFGLVLDPLRREIRRARLLMK
- the sixA gene encoding phosphohistidine phosphatase SixA, with protein sequence MALYLAQHGRAYSEVEDPERRLTPEGVAETERVARLLAASGVRLLEVVHSGRARARQTAEIFARFLGGSVREADGLGPNDDPSIWASRAGGLAGDVMLVGHLPHLSRLLSLLVVGDASREVLRFRYSGVVKLEAAGGRWEVVWYVTPEVAP